A DNA window from Theobroma cacao cultivar B97-61/B2 chromosome 5, Criollo_cocoa_genome_V2, whole genome shotgun sequence contains the following coding sequences:
- the LOC18597602 gene encoding probable anion transporter 3, chloroplastic has translation MAAGSLLLHSSSSSSTKPSCFLSRYQSSLIESRTTQLGLRGRVLGKQVKWESLSLSSRGRDHALKKKEKGGGGGGVVVRCTAEGIERRVLIGETASSVRVPERFKVVALMACVMCLCNADRVVMSVAIVPLADKLNWSNSFLGVVQSSFLWGYIFSSAIGGALVDKYGGKKVLAWGVALWSLATLLTPWAANHSTIALLAIRAFFGLAEGVALPSMSTLLSRWFPGDERASAVGVSMAGFHLGNVVGLLLTPILLSSIGISGPFILFSSLGLLWLSSWVYKVTSDPRESPFVSKSELRLIQTGKTHPPVSTGESPPIRLILSKLPTWAIIFANVTNNWGYFVLLSWMPVYFRTVFNVNLKQAAWFSAVPWGTMAVSGYIAGAVSDSLIKDGYSITLVRKIMQSIGFIGPGVSLLCLNFAKSPAVAALFITVALSFSSFSQAGFLLNMQDIAPQYAGFVHGIANSAGTLAAIISTIGTGYFVQWLGSFQAFLSVTAGLYFITTIFWNLFATGERVF, from the exons ATGGCTGCTGGATCATTGCTacttcattcttcttcttcttcttccaccAAGCCTTCTTGCTTCTTGAGCAGATACCAATCGAGTTTGATCGAATCGAGGACGACCCAGCTCGGGTTACGAGGTAGAGTCCTTGGAAAGCAGGTCAAATGGGAGAGCTTGAGCTTGTCATCGAGAGGGAGAGATCATGCtttgaagaagaaggagaaaggAGGAGGAGGTGGAGGGGTGGTGGTGAGGTGTACGGCGGAGGGGATAGAAAGAAGGGTGTTGATCGGGGAAACAGCGTCGTCCGTGAGGGTGCCGGAGAGGTTCAAGGTGGTGGCTTTGATGGCCTGCGTCATGTGTTTGTGTAATGCTGATAGAGTCGTAATGTCAGTCGCCATCGTTCCTCTCGCTGATAAGCTTAATTGGTCAAATTCTTTCCTTGGCGTTGTTCAG TCATCTTTTCTCTGGGGGTACATATTCTCCTCTGCGATTGGAGGAGCCTTGGTGGACAAATATGGAGGCAAAAAAGTGCTGGCATGGGGTGTGGCTTTGTGGTCTTTGGCTACCCTTCTCACTCCATGGGCTGCCAACCACTCAACCATTGCTCTCTTGGCTATCCGGGCTTTCTTTGGTCTGGCTGAAGGTGTTGCCCTGCCCTCCATGAGCACCCTCTTATCAAG GTGGTTTCCAGGGGATGAAAGAGCAAGTGCAGTTGGTGTATCCATGGCAGGATTTCATCTTGGAAATGTAGTGGGCTTACTTCTGACTCCAATCTTGTTGTCATCCATTGGAATTTCTGGTCCTTTCATTCTCTTTTCGTCTCTGGGACTGCTATGGTTGTCATCATGGGTGTACAAAGTTACAAGTGATCCGAGAGAAAGTCCATTTGTCAGCAAATCTGAGCTGCGACTAATCCAGACTGGGAAAACTCATCCTCCAGTAAGTACTGGTGAGAGTCCACCTATACGCCTCATCTTATCAAAGTTACCGACATGGGCAATCATATTTGCTAATGTAACTAATAATTGG GGATACTTTGTTCTCCTCTCATGGATGCCTGTTTATTTCAGGACA GTGTTCAATGTGAACTTGAAACAAGCAGCTTGGTTTAGTGCTGTTCCATGGGGGACAATGGCAGTTTCAGGTTACATTGCAGGTGCAGTATCAGATTCCCTAATTAAGGATGGCTACTCCATAACATTAGTCCGAAAGATCATGCAG TCTATAGGCTTCATTGGCCCTGGGGTGTCACTGCTCTGCCTAAATTTCGCAAAGTCACCTGCAGTTGCAGCTTTATTTATCACAGTAGCGCTGAGCTTCAGTTCTTTCAGCCAAGCTGGTTTTCTTCTCAATATGCAA GACATTGCACCTCAGTATGCAGGATTTGTCCACG GCATAGCAAATTCAGCAGGGACACTGGCTGCCATAATCAGCACCATTGGAACCGGTTACTTTGTACAGTGGTTAGGATCTTTCCAGGCATTCCTCAGTGTCACAGCTGGTCTCTATTTCATTACAACCATTTTCTGGAATCTGTTTGCTACTGGGGAACGAGTTTTCTAA
- the LOC108662328 gene encoding uncharacterized protein LOC108662328 — protein MNFRSLEDFWAFYVNQHSKPSTRRWHFAGTLSSILLLIYSVLFNWWFLVFVPIFGYGLAWYSHFFVEGNVPATFGHPFWSLLCDFRMFGLMLTGKMDREIKRLGKRPILQGF, from the coding sequence ATGAATTTCAGGAGCTTGGAGGATTTTTGGGCCTTTTATGTGAATCAGCACTCGAAACCATCTACAAGGCGCTGGCACTTTGCAGGCACACTCTCGAGTATtctattattgatttattctGTGTTGTTTAATTGGTGGTTCTTGGTCTTTGTGCCGATATTTGGTTATGGACTTGCCTGGTACAGCCATTTCTTTGTGGAAGGGAATGTTCCTGCCACTTTTGGGCATCCGTTTTGGTCCCTTTTATGTGATTTCAGGATGTTTGGATTGATGCTTACTGGGAAAATGGATAGAGAGATCAAGAGGCTTGGAAAGAGACCTATCTTACAGGGCTTCTAA
- the LOC18597603 gene encoding protein DEFECTIVE IN EXINE FORMATION 1, whose translation MKSFEIRVLWILFLLISHSSFSHGEDSKNKFRQRGATDDELGYPEMDEDALLNTRCPRNLELRWQTEVSSSIYATPLIADINSDGKLDIVVPSFVHYLEVLEGSDGDKMPGWPAFHQSTVHSSPLLYDIDKDGVREIALATYNGEVIFFRVSGYMMTDKLEVPRRRVRKDWYVGLHPDPVDRSHPDVQDDLLVQEAAKMNAMNQTNGSILESNLTGSKSIENHSSKVNLSNAEDGKKTNGSQIEDTIKLPTIVDNTSVNTESVGNNEAHNRASAGRRLLEDNNSKGSQEGSSDSKDKVQEATVENEQGLEVDADSSFELFRDSDELADEYSYDYDDYVDESMWGDEEWTEGQHEKMEDYVNIDSHILSTPVIADIDNDGVSEMIVAVSYFFDHEYYDNPEHMKELGGIEIGKYVAGGIVVFNLDTKQVKWIKDLDLSTDTSNFRAYIYSSLSVVDLDGDGNLDILVGTSFGLFYVLDHHGNVRQKFPLEMAEIQSAVVAADINDDGKIELVTTDTHGNVAAWTAQGEEIWEVHLKSLVPQGPAVGDVDGDGHTDLVIPTLSGNIYVLSGKDGSVVRPYPYRTHGRVMNQVLLVDLNKRGEKSKGLTIVTTSFDGYLYLIDGPTSCADVVDIGETSYSMVLADNVDGGDDLDLIVTTMNGNVFCFSTPAPHHPLKAWRSTSQGRNNFAYRYNREGVYVTHSSRAFRDEEGKSFWVEIEIVDKHRYPSGFQAPYNVTTTLLVPGNYQGERRIKQSQIFDRPGKYRIKLPTVAVRTTGTVVVEMVDRNGLHFSDDFSLTFHMYYYKLLKWLLVIPMLGMFGVLVILRPQDAMPLPSFSRNTDL comes from the exons ATGAAATCCTTCGAGATTAGGGTTTTGTggattcttttccttttgattaGTCACTCGAGCTTCTCTCATGGCGAGGACTCCAAAAATAAATTCCGCCAACGAGGCGCCACAGACGATGAGCTTGGTTATCCCGAAAT GGATGAAGATGCCTTGTTGAACACTCGGTGCCCTAGAAATTTAGAACTTAGATGGCAAACGGAAGTCAGCTCTAGCATTTATGCAACTCCGTTAATTGCCGATATCAATAG TGATGGGAAGCTCGATATAGTGGTTCCCTCATTTGTTCACTACCTTGAAGTTTTGGAAGGTTCTGATGGCGACAAAATGCCAG GTTGGCCTGCTTTTCACCAGTCAACTGTGCATTCTAGTCCTCTCTTGTATGATATCGATAAAGATGGTGTGAGAGAAATTGCTCTGGCTACTTACAATGGCGAAGTGATTTTTTTCAG GGTTTCAGGCTACATGATGACTGATAAATTGGAGGTACCTCGTAGAAGAGTTCGTAAAGATTGGTATGTGGGATTGCATCCTGATCCAGTGGACCGTTCTCATCCAGATGTACAGGATGATTTACTCGTCCAGGAAGCTGCTAAAATGAATGCAATGAACC AAACAAATGGAAGTATACTTGAATCTAACCTTACGGGTTCAAAATCAATAGAAAATCACTCTAGCAAGGTTAACTTGTCCAATGCGGAGGatggaaagaaaacaaatggaaGTCAAATAGAAGATACAATCAAGCTGCCTACCATTGTTGATAATACTTCTGTAAACACTGAATCAGTCGGAAACAATGAAGCACATAATAGAGCAAGTGCTGGGCGACGGCTTCTAGAAGATAACAACTCAAAAGGTTCTCAGGAAGGTAGTTCTGATTCAAAAGATAAGGTTCAGGAAGCTACTGTGGAAAATGAACAAGGGTTAGAAGTAGATGCAGATTCATCTTTTGAGTTATTCCGTGATAGTGATGAATTGGCTGATGAGTATAGTTATGATTATGATGATTATgttgatgaatccatgtggGGAGATGAGGAGTGGACTGAAGGACAACATGAGAAAATGGAGGATTATGTGAATATTGACTCACACATCTTGTCTACTCCA GTAATAGCAGACATTGATAATGATGGGGTATCAGAAATGATTGTTGCTGTTTCCTACTTCTTTGATCATGA GTATTATGACAACCCAGAGCATATGAAGGAACTTGGAGGTATTGAAATTGGAAAATACGTTGCTGGTGGCATTGTCGTATTCAATCTTGATACGAAGCAGGTTAAGTGGATAAAAGATTTAGATTTAAGTACAGATACTTCCAACTTTCGcgcatatatatattcttctCTGAGTGTTGTTGATTTGGATGGTGATGGAAACTTGGACATCCTTGTTGGAACTTCATTTGGCTTGTTCTATGTATTGGATCACCATG GAAATGTCAgacaaaaatttcctcttgaaATGGCAGAAATTCAAAGTGCAGTAGTTGCAGCTGATATCAATGATGATGGCAAGATTGAGCTAGTGACAACAGATACGCATGGAAATGTTGCAGCATGGACTGCACAAGGGGAAGAAATTTGGGAAGTTCATTTAAAGAGTCTGGTTCCCCAG GGTCCTGCTGTTGGTGATGTTGATGGAGATGGCCACACAGATCTTGTAATTCCCACGCTATCAGGGAATATTTATGTTCTGAGCGGAAAAGATGGTTCAGTAGTTCGTCCCTATCCATATAGAACTCATGGGAGAGTAATGAATCAAGTTCTTCTAGTTGATTTAAATAAACGAGGGGAGAAAAGCAAGGGACTGACTATTGTTACAACGTCCTTTGATGGTTATCTGTACCTGATAGATGGACCTACATCATGTGCTGATGTTGTTGATATTGGTGAAACTTC GTATAGCATGGTGTTAGCAGACAATGTTGATGGTGGTGATGATCTAGATCTTATTGTTACAACTATGAATGGAAATGTCTTTTGCTTCTCAACCCCTGCCCCACACCATCCCCTCAAG GCATGGAGATCAACTAGCCAAGGAAGAAACAATTTTGCATACCGTTATAACCGTGAGGGGGTTTATGTTACGCATTCATCAAGAGCTTTCCGTGATGAGGAAGGTAAAAGCTTCTGGGTGGAGATTGAGATTGTGGATAAACATAGATATCCATCTGGGTTCCAAGCACCTTACAATGTCACA ACAACATTGTTAGTTCCGGGTAACTACCAAGGTGAAAGAAGGATAAAGCAAAGCCAGATCTTTGATCGTCCCGGGAAATACCGGATAAAACTTCCGACAGTAGCCGTAAGGACTACGGGGACTGTTGTCGTGGAGATGGTCGACAGGAATGGACTCCATTTCTCTGACGACTTCTCCCTTACATTCCACATGTATTACTACAAACTCCTGAAATGGCTCCTTGTCATCCCGATGCTGGGGATGTTTGGTGTGCTCGTCATCCTTCGTCCGCAAGACGCCATGCCCTTGCCGTCATTCTCCCGAAACACTGACTTGTGA
- the LOC18597604 gene encoding mRNA-capping enzyme, protein MIASMDLNASPLPEDDEETYERHIEHYSAPEDHVESAVEISRREREERRKRLRRDRPDDRPVHVSQPPVHDHFYQNRNPRAYDRSRIPPGWLDCPSVGQEIGCIIPSKVPLGESYNDCVPPGKRYSFKQVIHQQRVLGRKLGLVIDLTNTFRYYQTTDLKREGIKHVKIQCRGRDAVPDNGSVNTFVYEVSQFLLRQKSKKHILVHCTHGHNRTGYMIIHYLMRSQSMSVTQAIKIFSDARPPGIYKPDYIDALYAFYHERRPEMVVCPPTPEWKRSSDLDLNGEAVADDDDDGGPTALHENHETDVMLTNDDILGDEIPHDQQESLRLFCYQMLKLNPGVRGHSQFPGSHPVSLNRDNLQLLRQRYYYATWKADGTRYMMLITVDGCYLIDRSFNFRRVQMRFPSKHPPEGIGDRTHHFTLLDGEMVIDTMPDSQKQERRYLIYDMMALNHVPIIERPFCERWKMLEKEVIEPRNYERQNIYQSRNPYYRYDLEPFRVRRKDFWLLSTVNKVLKEFIPRLSHEADGLIFQGWDDPYVPRTHEGLLKWKYAQLNSVDFLFEVGSDDRELLFLYERGRKKLMEGNTVEFRGVSDPPPSFSGKIIECSWDPDQHVWIYMRIRTDKLTPNEFNTFKKVMRSIKDNITEEILLNEINEIIRLPMYADRIKIDSKAHLHTNSARRK, encoded by the exons ATGATTGCTAGTATGGACTTAAATGCTTCGCCATTACCTGAAGATGATGAAGAGACATATGAAAGACATATAGAACATTACTCTGCACCAGAAGACCATGTAGAGTCTGCAGTTGAAATTTCGCGGCGG GAACGTGAAGAAAGACGGAAGAGATTGAGAAGAGACCGACCAGATGACCGGCCTGTGCATGTCTCTCAGCCTCCTGTACATGATCACTTTTATCAAAATAGGAATCCCAGGGCTTATGATAGAAGTAGGATCCCTCCTG GTTGGCTGGATTGTCCTTCGGTTGGTCAGGAAATAGGCTGCATCATTCCTTCTAAGGTTCCACTTGGTGAATCTTACAATGACTGTGTACCTCCTGGTAAAAGATACTCTTTTAAACAAGTGATTCATCAGCAAAGAGTTTTAGGAAGAAAG CTTGGTTTGGTGATTGATTTGACAAACACATTTCGTTACTATCAAACTACAGACCTTAAGAGAGAAGGCATTAAGCATGTAAAG atTCAATGCAGGGGAAGGGATGCTGTACCAGATAATGGGTCTGTAAATACCTTTGTCTACGAG GTGTCACAATTCCTCCTACGTcagaaatcaaagaaacatATTCTTGTCCATTGTACGCATGGGCATAACCGCACTGGATACATGATTATACACTATCTCATGCGTTCACAATCAATGTCTGTTACTCAG gcaataaaaattttttcgGATGCACGTCCTCCGGGTATCTACAAACCGGACTATATTGATGCCTTGTATGCATTTTATCATGAAAGAAGGCCTGAAATGGTTGTCTGCCCACCAACTCCTGAGTGGAAGAGGTCTTCTGATCTTGATCTCAATGGTGAAGCAGTTgcagatgatgatgatgatggaggTCCAACTGCATTACAT GAGAATCATGAGACGGATGTCATGTTGACAAATGATGACATTTTGGGAGATGAAATACCTCATGATCAGCAGGAATCACTGCGGTTATTTTGCTACCAAATGTTGAAGTTAAATCCTGGG GTTAGAGGACATTCGCAATTTCCAGGGTCACATCCAGTTTCGCTCAACAG GGACAATTTGCAACTTCTAAGGCAACGTTATTATTATGCCACTTGGAAAGCGGATGGAACACGATATATGATGTTAATAACTGTTGATGGATGTTATTTAATTGATAGGAGTTTTAATTTCCGAAGGGTTCAGATGAGGTTTCCGAGTAAACACCCACCTGAA GGTATAGGGGACAGAACTCATCATTTCACATTGCTTGATGGGGAGATGGTAATTGATACCATGCCAGACTCTCAGAAGCAAGAGAGAAGATATCTCATCTATGATATGATGGCACTTAACCACGTGCCTATCATTGAG CGGCCTTTCTGTGAACGATGGAAAATGCTTGAAAAAGAAGTGATTGAGCCTCGAAATTATGAACGCCAGAACATTTACCAGAGCAGGAATCCTTATTACCGATATGACCTTGAACCCTTCAGG GTGCGGAGGAAGGATTTTTGGTTGCTCTCTACTGTAAATAAGGTTTTGAAGGAATTTATCCCCAGGCTCTCTCATGAGGCAGATGGTCTTATTTTTCAG GGCTGGGACGATCCTTACGTACCTCGCACTCATGAAGGTCTTCTGAAGTGGAAATATGCTCAGTTGAACTCTGTTGACTTTTTATTTGag GTTGGTAGTGATGATCGGGAACTACTTTTTCTCTACGAACGGGGGAGAAAGAAGTTGATGGAAGGGAATACAGTTGAATTCAGAG GTGTTTCAGATCCTCCTCCTTCATTCTCTGGGAAGATTATCGAGTGTTCTTGGGATCCTGATCAACATGTGTGGATCTATATGCGAATCAGAACGGATAAGTTGACTCCTAACGAATTCAATACTTTCAAGAAG GTTATGCGAAGTATAAAGGATAATATCACAGAGGAAATCTTATTAAACGAGATTAATGAGATTATTCGCTTGCCCATGTATGCTGATAGAATAAAGATTGACAGCAAGGCCCACCTGCATACGAATTCAGCACGACGCaagtga